The following coding sequences are from one Musa acuminata AAA Group cultivar baxijiao chromosome BXJ1-6, Cavendish_Baxijiao_AAA, whole genome shotgun sequence window:
- the LOC103986810 gene encoding uncharacterized protein LOC103986810: protein MSMLDAFFNKGFKGAKCKTLLKLTIPRIKLLRNRREIQLKQMRKDIAKLLENGQEATARIRVEHIIREENMMAAQEILELFCELITVRLPIIETQRECPLDLKEAISSICFAAPRCADLPELQQVQMLFAAKYGKEFVMAATELLPDCGVNRQIIELLSIRAPSVEVKLKLLKEIAEEHELDWDPSTTESEYLKPHEDLLNGPNNFTNGSTLPLPPQKHDALSSDDVEESLTEPDSEADFDSLDLPEVPKDSVRAALDVPSASGNVSNLPSSMHDLGLDHQASKSIPDEDMPHVPSMAPAGNDLEPSIASPYNHLNVEHKQFVPFASSPSSFSVSAQQNESLPPPLSSMSESLKPSQPAHPPPLSSSISLSPKQSEPALSPPSLSSLPDNQDQNEPPPSHPLLFPVASSAKHSEPITSAVSSASLPSTKNELAASLSREKSEINVDLQDILAAAQAAAETAERAAIAARAAANLAQVRITDLATKRSNRTSESCGDELQGEGSEHANNSARPTFHQQYSFGSNKNLAAYGQEWKPDSPTLPSHEVPLSSHVPQRLPSLEDDPYFSYPNLFTSKDTEVKSGIHDSSDNSVSHQTSD from the exons ATGTCGATGCTCGACGCTTTCTTCAACAAGGGTTTCAAAGGGGCGAAATG CAAAACGCTGTTGAAGCTGACGATTCCGAGAATAAAGTTGCTGCGTAATCGAAGGGAGATTCAGCTGAAGCAGATGCGGAAGGATATTGCCAAGCTTCTTGAGAATGGCCAAGAAGCCACTGCTCGAATTCGG GTGGAGCACATAATCCGGGAGGAGAACATGATGGCAGCACAGGAGATCCTTGAGTTGTTCTGCGAGCTCATCACTGTCCGTCTTCCCATAATAGAAACACAGAG AGAATGTCCATTAGACTTGAAAGAAGCAATTTCCAGCATCTGTTTTGCTGCACCACGATGTGCAGACTTGCCTGAACTTCAGCAGGTGCAAATGTTATTTGCTGCCAAATATGGGAAGGAATTTGTGATGGCTGCAACTGAACTGTTGCCAGATTGTGGAGTCAATCGCCAG ATAATTGAACTGCTGTCAATTCGTGCTCCTTCAGTGGAAGTAAAACTAAAGTTGTTAAAAGAAATTGCTGAGGAACATGAGTTAGATTGGGATCCATCTACCACTGAAAGTGAGTACCTCAAGCCACATGAGGATTTACTG AATGGTCCGAACAATTTCACAAATGGATCTACATTGCCTCTTCCACCCCAGAAACATGATGCATTATCTTCTGATGATGTGGAGGAGTCTCTCACAGAACCTGATTCGGAGGCAgattttgattccttggatcTTCCTGAAGTTCCAAAAGATTCAGTTCGAGCAGCTTTGGATGTTCCATCAGCTTCAGGAAATGTTTCAAACCTACCATCTTCGATGCATGACCTTGGACTCGATCACCAGGCTTCCAAATCCATTCCAGATGAGGATATGCCACATGTGCCCTCCATGGCACCTGCAGGAAATGACCTGGAGCCATCGATTGCTTCCCCATACAACCATCTCAATGTGGAACACAAACAATTTGTGCCGTTTGCTAGTTCCCCATCTTCTTTTTCAGTCTCTGCACAACAAAATGAGTCTCTTCCTCCACCTCTCTCTTCTATGTCAGAATCTTTGAAGCCTAGCCAGCCAGCCCACCCTCCACCACTGTCCTCTTCTATTTCACTGTCTCCAAAACAAAGTGAACCAGCTCTTTCTCCACCATCGTTGTCTTCTTTGCCAGATAATCAGGACCAAAATGAACCGCCTCCATCTCATCCATTGCTGTTTCCTGTTGCTTCATCTGCAAAGCACAGCGAGCCGATTACTTCTGCAGTTTCTTCTGCTTCATTGCCCTCAACTAAGAATGAGTTAGCAGCCTCGCTTTCCAGGGAAAAAAGTGAGATAAACGTTGACTTACAGGACATATTAGCAGCTGCCCAAGCTGCAGCTGAAACAGCAGAACGTGCTGCGATAGCTGCACGAGCAGCTGCAAACCTTGCTCAAGTTAGAATTACTGATCTTGCCACGAAAAGGAGCAACAGGACTTCTGAAAGTTGTGGAGATGAACTTCAAGGGGAAGGCTCTGAGCATGCAAACAATTCTGCAAGACCGACGTTCCATCAACAGTATTCTTTTGGCAGTAATAAGAACCTTGCTGCCTATGGGCAGGAGTGGAAACCAGATTCACCAACTCTTCCATCTCATGAGGTGCCTCTCTCTTCCCATGTACCGCAGCGCTTGCCTTCCCTGGAGGATGATCCATATTTCTCATACCCTAATTTGTTCACATCGAAAGACACAGAGGTCAAGTCAGGTATTCATGACTCATCAGACAATTCAGTGTCTCATCAAACTTCTGATTAG
- the LOC135675702 gene encoding protein HEAT INTOLERANT 4-like: MGRTMASKKRKASAAVAREEEASTSGGSKSPEELQKESNKGAARGKRVKAAKPKPEPEYFPEKRNMEDLWQAAFPVGTEWDNMDKIGEINWSFSNLENAVEEGGELHGKTVYIFGSTEAQMLAVNGEEKVVLIPVVVAVVSPIPPSDKIGVKSVQREKEDIIPMKAMKMAWVPYIPLEDRQSQVDRLKTQIFTIGCTQRRSALKLLKIERVKQYDYCLPYLQPLKADEDEDDTVVNIMFPLEPPIVCDFDWEMDDLEEFTGELISEETLPEDKKDEFKEFVKEQVRERRKSQRLAKEARKKNIEDMDPETRSAFENMKLYKFYPDQTSDIPDISKVKVSYINRYYGKAHFLR, encoded by the exons ATGGGGAGGACCATGGCGTCGAAGAAGAGGAAGGCTTCGGCAGCCGTCGCAAGGGAGGAAGAGGCCAGCACCAGCGGCGGTAGCAAGTCGCCGGAGGAGCTCCAGAAGGAGTCGAACAAGGGCGCCGCCAGAGGGAAGCGGGTCAAGGCGGCGAAGCCCAAGCCGGAGCCCGAGTACTTCCCTGAGAAACGGAACATG GAAGATCTTTGGCAAGCGGCTTTCCCAGTTGGGACTGAG TGGGATAACATGGATAAAATTGGTGAGATAAATTGGAGCTTTTCCAATTTAGAG AATGCGGTTGAGGAGGGAGGTGAGCTGCATGGGAAGACAGTTTACATATTTGGCAGCACTGAAG CTCAAATGTTGGCTGTAAATGGTGAAGAGAAAGTTGTGCTTATCCCTGTTGTTGTGGCT GTGGTTTCTCCAATTCCACCATCTGATAAAATTGGTGTAAAATCTGTCCAAAGGGAAAAAGAAGACATAATACCCATGAAGGCAATGAAAATGGCATGGGTTCCATACATTCCACTTGAAGATCG TCAAAGTCAAGTTGATAGGCTGAAGACTCAAATATTTACAATTGGCTGCACACAGAGAAG ATCTGCGTTAAAACTTCTAAAAATTGAGCGTGTCAAACAATATGACTATTGTCTTCCTT ACCTTCAGCCACTAAAAGctgatgaagatgaggatgatACAGTTGTTAACATAATGTTTCCTTTAGAACCTCCG ATCGTCTGTGATTTTGATTGGGAGATGGATGATCTTGAG GAATTTACTGGTGAACTCATTTCAGAGGAAACATTACCAGAAGATAAGAAAGATGAGTTTAAG GAGTTTGTGAAGGAGCAAGTTAGAGAAAGGAGGAAATCTCAGCGACTG GCAAAGGAAGCCaggaaaaaaaatatagaagATATGGATCCGGAGACAAGATCTGCTTTTGAGAATATGAAGTTGTACAAGTTTTACCCTGATCAAACATCAGACATACCTGacattagcaaagtaaag GTATCATATATAAACAGGTACTATGGAAAAGCTCATTTTCTGAGGTAG
- the LOC135675701 gene encoding uncharacterized protein LOC135675701, with translation MQFFSGSSAAEISPSPAAPPGTATGLAGNNAHMLYIFNRGGVCLLYREWHRPLRTLDANQDQKLMFGLLFSLRSFTAKMDPTSVDKGNLGVPLLPGQGCSFYSFRTNTYKLSFMESPSGIKLILITHPKTSDHRESLKQIYSLYVEYVVKNPLYVPGTPIKSELFDTNLEQYVKTLI, from the exons ATGCAGTTCTTCAGCGGCTCGTCGGCGGCGGAGATCAGCCCCTCCCCTGCGGCGCCGCCCGGTACGGCGACGGGGCTCGCCGGGAACAACGCCCACATGCTCTACATCTTCAACCGGGGTGGCGTCTGCCTCCTCTACCGCGAGTGGCACCGCCCTCTGCGCACTCTCGACGCCAACCAGGACCAGAAGCTCATGTTCGGCCTCCTCTTCTCCCTGCGCTCCTTCACCGCCAAGATGGATCCCACCAG CGTGGATAAAGGCAATCTCGGGGTGCCGCTGTTACCGGGCCAAGGTTGCTCCTTTTATAGTTTTAGGACCAATACCTATAAACTGAGTTTCATGGAAAGCCCGTCTGGGATAAAG CTTATCTTAATCACACATCCAAAGACCAGCGACCATCGAGAGTCTCTGAAGCAAATATACAGCCTTTATGTGGAATATGTTGTAAAGAATCCTCTCTATGTTCCAGGGACTCCAATCAA GTCTGAACTCTTCGATACCAATCTGGAGCAGTATGTGAAAACATTGATCTAG
- the LOC135675703 gene encoding nuclear transcription factor Y subunit B-3-like, whose product MKGRRSRHHLGTGGSHHQLVSDDESGHASDSSPKEQDRFLPVANVSRIMKRSLPANAKISKEAKETVQECVSEFISFITGEASDKCQREKRKTINGDDLLWAMTTLGFDSYVGPLKAYLNKYRETEGEKNLMARHGEPPSNDPDDASPAIPSFAASGFYSVGEAWDQRKK is encoded by the coding sequence ATGAAGGGGAGGAGGAGCCGTCACCACTTGGGCACCGGCGGCAGCCACCACCAGCTGGTGTCGGACGACGAGTCGGGGCACGCCTCGGACTCGTCCCCCAAAGAGCAAGATCGCTTCCTGCCCGTCGCCAACGTGAGCCGCATCATGAAGCGGTCGCTGCCGGCCAACGCCAAGATCTCCAAGGAGGCCAAGGAGACGGTGCAGGAGTGCGTGTCGGAGTTCATCAGTTTCATCACCGGGGAGGCCTCCGACAAGTGCCAGCGCGAGAAGCGGAAGACCATCAACGGCGACGACCTCCTATGGGCCATGACCACGCTCGGCTTCGACAGCTACGTCGGCCCCCTCAAGGCCTACCTCAACAAGTACCGAGAGACGGAGGGGGAGAAGAACCTCATGGCCCGCCACGGCGAGCCCCCCTCCAATGATCCCGACGACGCCTCCCCCGCCATCCCTTCCTTCGCCGCGTCCGGATTCTACTCCGTCGGCGAAGCCTGGGATCAACGAAAGAAGTAG